In Leucobacter sp. CX169, a single genomic region encodes these proteins:
- a CDS encoding beta-ketoacyl-ACP synthase III, which yields MATLTQSVGVAHTRILSVGAARGSLAVTNDEIIEPINSSDEWIRQRTGIITRKRATPDVLAVDLAEGAGREAIERSGIDPADIDLVIVATISNVRQTPSIAAVVADRVGANPAAAYDMNAACAGYAYAVAQADALIRGGAAHYALVIGAEKLSDVIDPTDRSISFLLGDGAGAVVIGPSDSPGISPTVWGSDGSRADAVSMDHSLIEFRDGTAAWPTLRQEGPTVFRWAVWEMAKVARQAIETAGIEVEDLAAFIPHQANMRIIDEFAKQLKLPESVVIARDIETMGNTSAASIPLATHALLESHPELSGGLALQIGFGAGLVYGAQVVRLP from the coding sequence ATGGCCACCCTGACTCAGTCTGTCGGAGTCGCGCACACGCGCATTCTTTCCGTGGGCGCCGCACGCGGTTCGCTCGCCGTCACCAACGACGAGATTATCGAACCGATCAACTCCTCCGACGAGTGGATCCGCCAGCGCACGGGCATCATTACACGCAAGCGTGCGACCCCCGACGTGCTCGCGGTCGACCTGGCTGAGGGCGCCGGGCGTGAGGCAATCGAGCGCTCGGGCATTGATCCTGCGGATATCGACCTCGTCATCGTCGCCACTATCAGCAACGTACGCCAGACGCCGTCCATCGCCGCGGTCGTCGCCGATCGCGTCGGGGCCAACCCGGCCGCAGCCTACGACATGAACGCGGCGTGCGCCGGCTACGCCTACGCCGTCGCCCAGGCCGACGCCCTCATTCGCGGGGGCGCGGCGCACTACGCGCTCGTGATCGGCGCCGAGAAACTCTCCGACGTCATCGATCCCACCGATCGCTCGATTTCGTTCCTGCTCGGCGATGGCGCCGGCGCCGTCGTCATTGGCCCGAGCGACTCGCCCGGAATCTCCCCGACCGTCTGGGGATCGGACGGCTCTCGCGCCGATGCCGTGTCGATGGACCACTCGCTCATTGAGTTCCGCGACGGCACGGCCGCCTGGCCGACACTGCGCCAGGAGGGACCCACCGTCTTCCGCTGGGCCGTGTGGGAGATGGCGAAGGTTGCTCGCCAGGCCATCGAGACTGCCGGCATCGAGGTCGAAGACCTCGCCGCGTTCATCCCTCACCAGGCCAACATGCGCATCATCGACGAGTTCGCAAAGCAGCTGAAGCTGCCCGAATCGGTGGTGATCGCCCGCGACATCGAGACGATGGGCAACACCTCGGCCGCCTCGATCCCGCTCGCAACCCACGCGCTGCTCGAGTCGCACCCCGAGCTTTCCGGCGGACTCGCGCTCCAGATCGGCTTTGGCGCCGGCCTGGTCTACGGCGCGCAGGTCGTCCGGCTGCCCTAG
- a CDS encoding acyl carrier protein, with product MAFSNEEVLAGLAELVNDETGIAADVVALEKSFTDDLDIDSISMMTIVVNAEEKFDVKIPDEEVKNLKTVGDAVTFIVKAQA from the coding sequence ATGGCATTCAGCAACGAAGAGGTTCTCGCAGGTCTGGCCGAGCTCGTCAACGACGAGACCGGGATCGCAGCGGACGTGGTCGCACTCGAGAAGTCGTTCACCGATGACCTCGACATCGACTCGATCTCGATGATGACCATCGTCGTCAACGCCGAAGAGAAGTTCGACGTCAAGATTCCGGACGAGGAAGTCAAGAACCTCAAGACGGTCGGCGACGCAGTCACCTTCATCGTCAAGGCCCAGGCCTAA
- a CDS encoding beta-ketoacyl synthase has protein sequence MTHKIVITGIGASTPLGGTAGETWAALNAGVSGARSLTHDWVAEYELPVTFAAEAKVRPEEVLERPVAKRLDPSSQFALISAMEAWADAGAPEVDPDRLGVDYASGIGGLWSLLNGWDTLRERGARRVLPMTVPMLMPNAPAAAISMHFQARAFARTTASACASSTESLANAYNHLQAGLADVVIAGGTESAIHPITLASFASMQALSRRNDSPETASRPYSIDRDGFVMGEGAATFVLETEEHARARGARIYGELAGGGVTADSYHITANDPEGRGASRAVLLALEQAGATPDEVTHINAHATSTPVGDVAEYAALHKVFGDRVHEIPVSATKGATGHLLGGTGALEAMFTLLAIRERQAPPTINLTTQDPAIPLKVSGAQQPLGDGPQLAISNSFGFGGHNAVVALRTMD, from the coding sequence ATGACTCACAAGATCGTCATTACCGGCATTGGCGCCTCCACCCCGCTCGGCGGTACCGCCGGCGAGACCTGGGCAGCCCTCAATGCTGGCGTTTCTGGCGCCCGCTCGCTCACCCACGACTGGGTAGCCGAGTACGAGCTGCCGGTCACCTTTGCCGCAGAGGCGAAGGTCCGCCCGGAAGAAGTCCTTGAGCGCCCCGTCGCCAAGCGCCTCGACCCCTCCAGCCAGTTCGCGCTCATCTCGGCCATGGAAGCCTGGGCCGACGCAGGCGCCCCCGAGGTCGACCCTGATCGCCTCGGCGTCGACTACGCCTCAGGCATCGGCGGACTCTGGTCCCTCCTCAACGGCTGGGACACCCTGCGCGAGCGCGGCGCACGTCGCGTGCTCCCCATGACCGTCCCCATGCTGATGCCGAACGCCCCCGCCGCTGCCATCTCGATGCACTTCCAGGCCCGCGCCTTCGCGCGCACCACCGCTTCCGCATGCGCATCGAGCACCGAGTCGCTCGCGAACGCCTACAACCACCTGCAGGCGGGCCTCGCCGATGTCGTCATCGCTGGCGGCACCGAGTCGGCCATTCACCCCATCACGTTGGCTTCGTTTGCGTCGATGCAGGCGCTCTCTCGCCGAAATGACTCCCCCGAGACCGCCTCTCGCCCGTACAGCATCGACCGTGACGGCTTCGTCATGGGCGAGGGTGCGGCGACCTTCGTGCTCGAGACCGAGGAGCACGCCCGCGCCCGCGGCGCCCGCATCTACGGCGAGCTCGCCGGCGGCGGCGTGACCGCAGATTCCTACCACATCACCGCGAACGATCCCGAGGGCCGTGGCGCAAGCCGCGCAGTCCTCCTGGCCCTCGAGCAGGCGGGCGCGACGCCCGACGAGGTTACGCACATCAACGCGCACGCGACGAGCACCCCCGTGGGCGACGTCGCGGAGTACGCGGCGCTGCACAAGGTCTTCGGCGATCGCGTGCACGAGATCCCCGTCTCGGCTACGAAGGGCGCAACCGGCCACCTGCTCGGCGGCACGGGCGCGCTCGAGGCGATGTTCACGCTGCTCGCCATCCGTGAGCGCCAGGCGCCGCCCACGATTAATCTCACGACGCAGGATCCCGCTATCCCGCTCAAGGTGTCGGGCGCGCAGCAGCCGCTGGGTGACGGGCCACAGCTCGCCATCAGCAACTCGTTCGGCTTCGGCGGCCACAATGCCGTCGTCGCGCTGCGCACGATGGACTAG
- a CDS encoding IS481 family transposase, with translation MSYVNARLTVRGRALLIERVIGSHRPVAHVAKELGISRQCAHRWVRRYKDEGPAGLLDRSSRPRCSPTRTSPDREQVVLESRSRLRAGPLRIAADTGVPARTVSRVLARHHVPPLSWCDPMTGELIRASRATENRYEYERPGEMVHVDVKKLGRIPDGGGWRADLTQTRRNHVTGHQGVGFDYVHAVIDDHSRLAYAEIHSDEKGVTAAGVLLRAAAFFAACGIPAIKRVLSDNAFAYRKSAAFKDAVAELGAVQRFIKPHCPWTNGKVERLNRTLQTEWAYRQVFTSNDERSAALAPWLDFYNTKRIHTGIGATPISRVSPTS, from the coding sequence TTGTCTTACGTTAATGCCCGACTGACTGTTCGCGGCAGAGCGTTGCTCATTGAACGCGTCATTGGTTCCCATCGTCCCGTCGCTCATGTCGCCAAAGAACTCGGCATTTCCCGGCAATGCGCGCATCGCTGGGTTCGCAGATACAAAGACGAGGGCCCTGCGGGACTGCTGGATCGCTCGTCTCGGCCACGGTGTTCGCCGACCCGGACGAGTCCGGATCGTGAACAGGTCGTGCTCGAGTCCCGCTCTCGACTTCGCGCAGGCCCGTTGCGCATCGCTGCAGACACCGGTGTTCCTGCCCGAACCGTGTCACGCGTGTTAGCACGCCACCACGTCCCGCCGCTGAGCTGGTGTGATCCGATGACCGGCGAACTCATTCGGGCCTCTCGCGCCACGGAGAACCGTTACGAGTATGAGCGGCCTGGCGAGATGGTCCATGTTGATGTGAAGAAACTCGGCCGCATCCCCGACGGTGGTGGCTGGCGAGCCGACCTGACCCAAACCCGCCGCAATCACGTCACCGGCCACCAGGGGGTCGGGTTCGACTATGTCCACGCCGTGATCGATGACCACAGTCGCCTCGCTTACGCCGAGATCCATTCCGACGAGAAAGGCGTCACCGCTGCCGGCGTATTGCTGCGAGCTGCAGCGTTCTTCGCGGCATGCGGTATCCCCGCGATCAAGCGGGTCCTTTCGGACAACGCGTTCGCCTACCGGAAATCGGCCGCGTTCAAGGACGCCGTCGCCGAGCTTGGCGCAGTTCAACGTTTCATCAAGCCCCATTGCCCCTGGACGAACGGCAAAGTTGAACGCCTCAACCGCACCCTGCAAACCGAGTGGGCCTATAGGCAGGTCTTCACCAGCAATGACGAACGATCGGCCGCTCTTGCGCCCTGGTTGGACTTCTACAACACTAAACGCATCCACACCGGCATCGGAGCAACACCCATCAGCCGAGTGTCACCAACGTCATGA
- a CDS encoding DUF3145 family protein, protein MIASDTASAEEFHTTGHLVVHSSARALARHIEWALARELGSAVSIEWHPQPLIPGSVRGEIAWSGPVGTGVRLASALHGWEQLRYEVTESSSPGVDGGRWMHTPSLGIAHLATDAGGSAVLTEHRIEAVLHESGGDPTRFAAALRLALATAWDEELELFRGVALGADHQADGGASVHWLHRVG, encoded by the coding sequence GTGATCGCGTCAGACACCGCGTCGGCGGAGGAATTTCACACGACGGGGCACTTGGTGGTGCATTCAAGCGCACGCGCCCTCGCGCGCCACATCGAGTGGGCGCTCGCGCGTGAGCTCGGTTCAGCGGTGTCCATAGAGTGGCACCCGCAGCCGCTGATCCCGGGTTCGGTGCGCGGCGAGATCGCATGGTCAGGCCCTGTAGGAACCGGGGTGCGGCTCGCCTCGGCGTTACACGGCTGGGAGCAGCTGCGCTACGAAGTCACCGAGTCCTCGAGCCCCGGAGTCGACGGCGGACGGTGGATGCACACCCCGAGTCTCGGCATCGCGCATCTGGCTACGGACGCGGGCGGGAGTGCGGTGCTCACCGAGCATCGGATTGAGGCCGTCCTGCACGAGTCTGGCGGCGACCCCACTCGCTTCGCGGCTGCGCTCAGGCTTGCGCTTGCCACCGCGTGGGATGAAGAACTGGAGCTCTTTCGCGGTGTCGCGCTCGGCGCAGATCACCAAGCAGACGGCGGGGCCTCGGTGCACTGGTTGCATCGAGTGGGCTGA
- a CDS encoding GlsB/YeaQ/YmgE family stress response membrane protein, with translation MGFLAFLILGLVAGAIAKAILPGNQAGGWFATLLLGVVGAFLGGWLGSMIFGTGLADFWSFQTWIVAIIGSIVVLLVYGLVTGRKSRD, from the coding sequence ATGGGCTTTCTTGCATTTCTCATTTTGGGGCTGGTCGCAGGCGCAATCGCCAAGGCAATCCTGCCGGGTAATCAGGCGGGCGGCTGGTTCGCGACGCTCCTGCTCGGCGTCGTCGGCGCGTTTCTTGGTGGCTGGCTCGGTTCGATGATCTTCGGGACCGGGCTCGCTGACTTCTGGTCCTTCCAGACCTGGATCGTGGCCATCATCGGTTCGATCGTCGTGCTGCTCGTGTACGGGCTGGTCACGGGGCGCAAGTCGCGCGACTAA
- a CDS encoding TetR/AcrR family transcriptional regulator, producing the protein MTSVVPRDRPARRRLLSAAAELFYADGMHATGVEAIIERAGIARKSFYNNFASKDELVLAYIESRHREWLEIHHQRTLNTSSPDGRVLAVFDAYIDHASGAFAHGFRGCGLLNAAAELPAGSPGRAAVREHKAEVEAILRSTLEERLPASASAALAEHLFLLLEGAVARAGLEGNATRLYSARKIAATLLAAS; encoded by the coding sequence GTGACCAGCGTTGTCCCACGCGATCGACCGGCACGCCGGCGTCTGCTCTCGGCTGCCGCCGAGCTGTTCTATGCCGACGGCATGCACGCCACGGGCGTGGAGGCGATCATCGAGCGCGCCGGAATCGCGCGCAAGAGTTTCTACAACAACTTCGCGTCAAAGGACGAGCTGGTGCTCGCCTATATCGAGTCACGACATCGTGAGTGGCTCGAAATCCACCACCAACGCACCCTGAACACGTCATCGCCTGACGGCCGTGTGCTTGCGGTGTTCGACGCGTACATCGACCATGCAAGTGGAGCGTTCGCCCACGGTTTCCGGGGTTGCGGGCTGCTGAATGCCGCCGCGGAGCTGCCGGCCGGGAGTCCCGGCCGAGCTGCGGTGCGCGAGCACAAGGCAGAAGTCGAGGCCATCCTGCGCTCAACCCTCGAGGAGCGGCTCCCCGCAAGCGCATCAGCGGCGCTCGCCGAACACCTGTTCCTCCTCCTCGAGGGTGCCGTCGCTCGCGCAGGGCTCGAAGGCAACGCGACTCGACTGTACAGCGCGCGCAAGATCGCCGCCACGCTCCTGGCCGCCTCATGA
- a CDS encoding DMT family transporter, translating to MSRERALALGAVAISSILWGTTGTAATFAPGAGPLAIGAFALGIGGILQALVAIPALRAALSQLRRNRPTVVLGALAVAVYPLAFYSSMHLAGVALGVVASLASAPLASGVIERIVERTPLSPWWLSAAGLGIVGSALLCFSKLTSAPDELAATLLGIGLGLVAGTTYAVYSWCAQRLMISGVSRSASMGAIFGWGGTLLLPVVCVTGAPLIADLPTLSVAL from the coding sequence ATGAGTCGCGAGCGCGCCCTGGCGCTTGGCGCCGTCGCCATCAGCTCGATCCTGTGGGGCACTACCGGGACGGCCGCGACCTTCGCGCCGGGCGCTGGACCCCTCGCGATCGGCGCCTTCGCGCTCGGCATCGGCGGGATCCTGCAGGCGCTCGTCGCGATTCCCGCGCTGCGGGCTGCCCTTTCGCAGCTTCGCCGCAACCGCCCGACAGTCGTGCTGGGGGCGCTCGCGGTCGCCGTGTACCCGCTCGCGTTCTACAGCTCGATGCATCTCGCCGGAGTCGCGTTAGGCGTGGTGGCGTCGCTCGCCTCTGCCCCGCTCGCGTCGGGGGTGATCGAGCGGATCGTCGAGCGCACGCCGCTGAGTCCTTGGTGGCTGAGCGCGGCGGGGCTCGGAATCGTGGGCAGCGCGCTGCTCTGCTTCTCGAAGCTCACCTCGGCTCCCGACGAGCTTGCGGCAACGCTTCTCGGGATCGGACTCGGACTGGTCGCGGGCACAACCTACGCCGTCTATTCGTGGTGCGCTCAACGCCTCATGATCTCCGGGGTGAGCCGTTCGGCCTCGATGGGGGCGATCTTTGGGTGGGGCGGCACCCTGCTGCTTCCCGTCGTGTGTGTCACCGGAGCTCCGCTGATCGCGGACCTCCCCACGCTCTCGGTTGCTCTGTAG
- a CDS encoding IS3 family transposase (programmed frameshift) — translation MPKPFPKEFRDDVVRVAQNRDPDVSLAQIAKDFGVHVGTLDKWMRQARIEAGEQPGETKQDSAELRELRKRNRLLEQEVEVLRRATAYLSQAHLPKMMYPLVSELAADGIPVVVSCRVLKLARQPYYRWLRDPVTSRELEEAYRANALFDAHRDDPEFGYRLLADEAREEGQAMSDRTAWRIASSNGWWSVFGKKRSKNGKKSGPAVHDDLCVVIDEHGRERHRFVASRPNQLWLTDITEHKTSEGRLYLCAVKDAFSGRIVGYSIDSRMKASLAVRAVRNAVRMRGNVNGCIVHSDRGSQFRSRKLRRELAVHNLVGSMGRVASCGDNAAMESFFSLLQKNVLNRRSWATREQLRIAIVTWIERTYHRRRRQVRLGRLTPIEFETIMNNDLALAA, via the exons ATGCCCAAGCCGTTCCCCAAGGAGTTCCGCGACGACGTCGTCCGGGTCGCGCAGAACCGCGACCCAGACGTCTCCCTCGCGCAGATCGCGAAGGACTTCGGCGTCCATGTCGGAACTCTCGACAAGTGGATGCGTCAAGCCCGCATCGAAGCCGGCGAACAGCCGGGTGAGACGAAGCAGGATTCCGCCGAGCTGCGCGAGCTCCGTAAGCGCAATCGCCTCCTCGAGCAGGAGGTCGAGGTGCTGCGTCGCGCGACCGCGTATCTGTCCCAGGCTCATCTGCCG AAAATGATGTACCCGCTCGTGAGCGAGCTCGCCGCCGACGGAATCCCTGTCGTGGTGTCGTGCCGGGTCTTGAAGCTCGCTCGCCAGCCCTACTACCGCTGGCTACGTGATCCTGTGACAAGCCGGGAGCTCGAGGAGGCGTATCGGGCGAACGCGCTGTTCGACGCGCACCGCGACGACCCGGAGTTCGGGTATCGGCTCCTCGCCGACGAGGCCCGCGAGGAGGGCCAGGCGATGTCGGATCGGACCGCGTGGCGGATCGCATCATCGAATGGCTGGTGGAGTGTGTTCGGGAAGAAGCGGAGCAAGAACGGCAAGAAGTCTGGCCCCGCCGTTCACGACGATCTCTGCGTCGTCATCGACGAGCACGGGCGTGAGCGTCACCGGTTCGTGGCGTCCCGGCCGAACCAGCTCTGGCTGACCGACATTACGGAACACAAAACGAGCGAAGGTCGGCTCTATCTTTGCGCGGTCAAAGACGCCTTCAGCGGTCGGATCGTGGGTTACTCGATCGACTCGAGAATGAAGGCATCACTCGCGGTCCGAGCTGTCCGCAACGCCGTCCGGATGCGCGGAAACGTGAACGGCTGTATCGTCCATTCAGACAGAGGATCGCAATTCCGAAGCAGGAAACTGCGCCGCGAACTTGCCGTCCATAATCTCGTCGGATCGATGGGCAGAGTCGCTTCCTGCGGCGACAACGCGGCAATGGAATCGTTCTTCAGCCTGCTGCAGAAAAACGTCCTGAACCGACGTTCCTGGGCCACGCGCGAACAGCTACGCATCGCGATCGTGACCTGGATCGAGCGGACCTATCACCGCAGGCGTCGCCAGGTCCGTCTGGGCCGTTTGACGCCGATCGAGTTCGAGACCATCATGAACAACGACCTGGCCCTCGCGGCCTAA